From a single uncultured Methanobrevibacter sp. genomic region:
- a CDS encoding M48 family metallopeptidase, translating to MAKDDRSSINPFTGKSHFDMVNDDKFLQDSYNEYYGMINQSQLLDNTQDGQIVRNVAVRLIHAVEEYLSKIGRLDYVEDYYDWDFHLVADNTVNAFCMPGGKIVMFSGILSLANTEEKVAFILGHEMAHALLDHSRTRISAQNAQNALTSAAWIGSIAMDLVGLGGLGSLTRAATNVATVGSQFLLMNPWGRDQELEADRLGMLIIHWAGYDISHIPSFWQSMANQNSNEHDFFSTHPADSKRIAAMNELVHEIDNGADFYSGPVLGETPKPKDEFMDSHLVAGDVRFCQNCGAKAGVDDKFCTNCGAKFDVELKCSKCGTSVNPGDAFCINCGNKL from the coding sequence ATGGCAAAGGATGATAGAAGCAGCATAAATCCTTTTACAGGAAAATCACATTTTGACATGGTAAATGATGATAAGTTCCTTCAAGATTCATATAACGAATATTATGGAATGATTAATCAGTCCCAGCTTTTGGATAATACTCAGGATGGTCAAATCGTCAGAAACGTTGCGGTAAGATTGATTCATGCTGTTGAGGAGTATCTCTCTAAAATTGGGAGATTGGATTATGTGGAGGATTATTACGATTGGGATTTTCATTTGGTTGCAGATAATACTGTAAACGCATTCTGCATGCCTGGTGGTAAAATCGTCATGTTTTCAGGTATTCTATCACTTGCAAACACTGAGGAGAAGGTTGCATTTATATTGGGCCATGAAATGGCGCATGCTCTTCTGGATCATTCAAGAACTAGAATTAGCGCCCAGAATGCTCAAAATGCATTAACCTCTGCAGCGTGGATTGGTAGTATCGCTATGGATCTGGTCGGTTTGGGAGGTCTTGGAAGTCTGACAAGGGCGGCCACCAATGTTGCAACTGTGGGCTCCCAGTTTTTACTGATGAATCCGTGGGGAAGAGACCAGGAACTTGAAGCTGACCGTTTAGGCATGCTTATAATCCATTGGGCAGGATATGATATTTCACACATTCCTTCATTTTGGCAGTCAATGGCCAATCAGAATTCTAATGAGCACGACTTTTTTTCTACGCATCCTGCTGATTCAAAAAGGATAGCTGCAATGAATGAGCTTGTTCATGAAATCGATAACGGGGCCGATTTTTATTCAGGACCTGTTCTGGGTGAAACTCCTAAGCCTAAAGATGAGTTTATGGATTCACATCTTGTCGCCGGTGATGTCAGGTTCTGTCAGAACTGCGGTGCCAAGGCGGGAGTTGACGATAAGTTCTGCACCAACTGTGGGGCAAAATTTGATGTTGAGTTAAAATGCAGTAAATGCGGCACTTCTGTTAATCCTGGAGATGCATTTTGCATAAACTGTGGAAATAAACTTTAA
- a CDS encoding DUF4012 domain-containing protein — protein sequence MNRTKKLIIAILLVVLVGLLASIYGALNSGPDLTQENKDILILAADKYEQSNGGVDMAFMIHLENGSFKNYTPIYPGDMTHPTQPASSALGGGKMFMHDSLYDGIDDGMQYAKEIVEANTNFTPDAVVLVYDEAVDNVINSVRPLKVDGVETNLSATDIIRENDAYNGYAGNEGVTGTMSRGDAVMVLVKALAQAAANPDKKATMMKAALDEYSKGNIVMKPEGSFTKLMATKGIESIGS from the coding sequence ATGAATAGAACAAAAAAATTAATAATAGCTATTCTTTTAGTTGTTCTTGTAGGACTATTAGCTTCAATTTACGGAGCATTAAATTCCGGTCCTGATTTAACACAAGAAAACAAGGATATTCTTATATTGGCTGCAGATAAATACGAACAGTCAAACGGTGGAGTGGACATGGCTTTCATGATCCATTTGGAAAACGGAAGTTTCAAAAATTACACTCCAATTTATCCAGGTGACATGACACACCCAACACAGCCCGCATCAAGTGCCCTTGGTGGGGGAAAGATGTTCATGCACGACAGTCTCTATGACGGCATTGATGACGGTATGCAATATGCAAAAGAGATTGTTGAAGCAAACACCAATTTCACACCTGATGCAGTTGTTTTAGTATATGATGAAGCGGTTGACAATGTTATCAACTCGGTGCGTCCACTAAAGGTTGATGGAGTGGAAACTAACTTAAGTGCAACAGACATTATCCGTGAAAACGACGCATATAACGGTTATGCAGGTAACGAGGGAGTTACCGGAACCATGTCAAGAGGAGATGCAGTAATGGTGCTTGTAAAAGCGCTTGCACAAGCGGCTGCAAATCCGGATAAAAAAGCCACAATGATGAAGGCCGCTTTAGATGAATATTCCAAAGGTAATATCGTAATGAAACCTGAAGGTTCATTTACTAAATTAATGGCTACAAAAGGAATAGAAAGTATCGGATCGTAA
- a CDS encoding transcriptional regulator, protein MDEKEVKDEEIVEEEVEELTEEEKMIKFINRSTYRKRAFKAIGNDVKMPKEIAHDSGILQNHISTVLRQLKDKDLVECLNPKIRKGRLYRLTEDGLEYLDKID, encoded by the coding sequence ATGGATGAAAAGGAAGTTAAGGATGAAGAAATCGTTGAAGAGGAAGTAGAGGAATTAACTGAAGAGGAAAAAATGATTAAATTCATCAACAGGTCAACTTACAGGAAACGTGCATTCAAGGCAATTGGAAACGATGTTAAGATGCCAAAAGAGATTGCTCATGACAGTGGCATTTTGCAGAATCATATTTCCACTGTATTGAGGCAATTGAAGGATAAAGACCTTGTTGAATGTCTTAATCCTAAAATAAGAAAAGGTCGTCTCTACAGGTTAACAGAGGATGGCTTGGAATACCTTGATAAAATTGATTAA